The Impatiens glandulifera chromosome 3, dImpGla2.1, whole genome shotgun sequence genome contains a region encoding:
- the LOC124932817 gene encoding probable serine/threonine-protein kinase cdc7 produces MESQLTSSSRTQSIANLELRSAWHLLTFLLKIGRHASSSEIASRCTVFHGQTHLVERLCLIPDSPLLLTGDRFVAPSSVAFAALQRFFLKFSLRDVVFGPRKLCDDIILTYSRRRKRKRLESDFLPIFRRRVSLQTVVENEDNRTDFLLTDEARLPSPEDANMTIMKCEHNLNNVVVNPPMPVHLKGRELICGWDYFEYNDSVESQILGIKTNSTEYLPHHAMLFHFLSVEHKPDVKDVAISDSFFPHILEPFELDDLVIRNSTSDSAAYCEDSVGPKFSLLEAELNRHACEDTNVGTIEDGLFGDVHTGNTLHFAQDADFGNVIQSVASAQMKNSHKSESRTVINNKSSCSIRKKGIVLNQALPPEKQLPSVQQNQCKPHSSKLDLSLPLKENPTKQQAVCEQLIKGVVSSKKQLSTIDNNLVQLKSKSKETEQRKNNKDKEKLDCSKDKETEQMKNKKDKEKLDCSKDKETEQTKNNKDMEKLECSKDKETEQTKNNKDKEKLDCSKDKRENHITTAIKEVKPLPKFDSFIVEEEEGSGGYGTVYRAKRKEDGKTFAIKCPHAKANKYHVHNELKMLQRFGGMDFVIKHEGSFKIENCEYLVLQHVEHEKPEVLKRDINIFQLQWYGYCMFRALAGLHKQGIVHRDIKPGNFLFTRKFNKGFLIDFNLALDLHHKYGNTDKSTVTSTSSLNKIPFPPTKSILHGKQNLPIGKTPKAMDIDRGRCFQSVASSKHQRKKAGEHKNGDPELDGNNNNGLKSQGENGSGLTSTRTPSGEKLREPVPFQGRKELLSFVQKSMQTQSIPNNESSLSLASSKRKRVSAFPGRADHKRQVYCTPMPLHSHGMPVPGAALAYKKGDGNHKREGPCVGTKGFRAPEVLLRSTLQGPKLDIWSAGVTLLYFMIGKPPFSGEPDQNIKEIAKLSGSESIWEVAKLHDREASFPEELLDTEFLGCMSIEEWCKKNTKRAEFIECIPESLFDLIDKCLTVNPRLRLSAEEALRHPFFDMCHQMLKKRLLKYKQQQQQQKQQQQQQQGNTSSSASCGDSNILDTVC; encoded by the exons ATGGAGTCTCAGCTTACCTCATCATCCAGAACGCAGTCGATTGCCAACCTCGAACTGCGCAGTGCCTGGCATCTACTTACTTTTCTTCTCAAGATCGGTCGCCATGCGTCTTCTTCAGAGATAGCTAGCAGATGCACTGTGTTTCATGGACAGACTCATCTAGTGGAGCGCCTTTGTTTAATTCCAGATTCTCCTTTGCTATTGACAGGAGATCGTTTTGTGGCGCCATCCTCAGTTGCATTCGCGGCGCTTCAAAGATTCTTCTTGAAGTTCAGTTTGAGGGACGTAGTTTTTGGACCTAGGAAACTTTGCGATGATATTATCTTGACTTATTCCAGGAGACGAAAAAGGAAGAGATTGGAGTCTGATTTTCTTCCAATATTTAGAAGGAGAGTTTCATTGCAAACTGTCGTTG AAAATGAAGATAACCGAACGGACTTTCTGCTGACAGATGAAGCTCGACTCCCCTCTCCTGAG GATGCAAATATGACCATCATGAAATGCGAAcacaatttaaataatgtagTTGTTAACCCCCCAATGCCTGTGCATCTCAAAGGAAGAGAATTGATTTGCGGATGGGACTACTTTGAATACAATGATAGTGTAGAAAGCCAAATCTTGggtataaaaacaaattcaactgAATATCTACCGCATCATGCAatgttatttcattttcttagtGTTGAGCATAAACCTGATGTAAAAGATGTGGCAATATCTGATTCTTTCTTCCCTCATATTTTGGAACCTTTTGAACTGGATGACCTTGTAATTAGAAATAGCACCAGTGACAGTGCTGCATATTGTGAAGATTCTGTGGGGCCCAAATTTTCTTTGTTGGAGGCCGAGTTGAATCGTCATGCTTGTGAAGATACAAATGTTGGAACAATTGAAGATGGACTGTTTGGTGATGTCCATACTGGAAATACACTTCATTTTGCACAGGATGCAGATTTTGGTAATGTTATTCAATCCGTTGCTTCAGCTCAAATGAAAAACTCACATAAAAGTGAGTCTCGAACAGTAATTAACAATAAGAGTTCATGTTCAATCAGAAAGAAAGGAATTGTTCTGAACCAGGCTCTTCCTCCTGAAAAACAGTTGCCTTCTGTTCAGCAAAATCAGTGCAAGCCTCATTCTTCCAAATTAgatctctctctccctcttaaAGAAAACCCTACTAAGCAGCAGGCTGTGTGTGAGCAGTTGATCAAGGGAGTTGTTTCTTCCAAAAAGCAATTGTCAACAATTGATAATAATTTAGTGCAGTTGAAGTCCAAGTCAAAGGAGACCGAACAAAGGAAGAATAACAAGGACAAGGAGAAGTTGGATTGTTCCAAAGACAAGGAGACCGAACAAATGAAGAATAAAAAGGACAAGGAGAAGTTGGATTGTTCCAAAGACAAGGAGACTGAACAAACGAAGAATAACAAGGACATGGAGAAGTTGGAATGTTCCAAAGACAAGGAGACCGAACAAACGAAGAATAACAAGGACAAGGAGAAGTTGGATTGTTCCAAAGATAAAAGGGAAAATCACATTACTACTGCCATAAAG GAGGTAAAACCACTACCAAAGTTTGATTCGTTTATTGTAGAAGAGGAGGAGGGTTCAG GTGGATATGGAACTGTGTACAGGGCAAAGAGGAAGGAAGATGGAAAAACATTTGCCATCAAGT GTCCTCATGCCAAAGCCAACAAGTACCATGTCCATAATGAGCTGAAAATGCTTCAACGATTTGG GGGTATGGACTTTGTGATCAAACATGAGGGCTCTTTCAAGATTGAAAATTGTGAATACCTTGTTCTACAGCATGTTGAGCATGAGAAACCTGAG GTTTTGAAGAGAGATATAAACATTTTTCAACTTCAGTGGTACGGCTATTGCATGTTCAGAGCCCTTGCAGGTTTACATAAACAG GGTATAGTTCATAGAGATATTAAACCAGGCAACTTCTTGTTCACTCGCAAGTTCAATAAAGGCTTTCTCATTGACTTCAACCTTGCCCTG GATTTGCATCACAAGTATGGAAATACTG ACAAATCAACTGTCACATCTACTTCGAGCTTGAATAAAATTCCATTCCCTCCTACCAAATCAATTCTTCATGGAAAACAGAATCTTCCTATTGGCAAAACTCCTAAAGCAATGGATATTGACAGAGGAAGATGCTTTCAATCAGTTGCATCATCCAAGCACCAGAGGAAGAAGGCTGGTGAGCATAAAAACGGCGATCCAGAATTAGAtggcaataataataatggattGAAAAGCCAAGGTGAAAATGGCTCTGGACTGACAAGCACTAGAACTCCTTCTGGAGAAAAGTTGAGGGAACCTGTTCCATTCCAAGGTAGAAAGGAATTACTGAGCTTTGTTCAGAAATCAATGCAGACTCAGTCCATTCCAAATAATGAATCATCACTCAGTCTTGCATCTTCCAAAAGAAAGAGGGTTTCAGCCTTTCCTGGAAGAGCGGATCACAAAAGACAGGTTTATTGTACTCCAATGCCGTTGCATTCTCATGGCATGCcagttccaggtgctgcccttgCATATAAGAAAG GGGATGGAAATCATAAACGGGAAGGTCCATGTGTTGGCACAAAGGGCTTTCGAGCTCCTGAG GTACTTCTAAGATCAACACTCCAAGGGCCAAAGTTGGATATCTGGTCTGCTGGAGTAACATTACTCTACTTTATGATAGGCAAACCGCCTTTTTCTGGCGAACCTGAtca AAATATAAAGGAAATTGCTAAGTTGAGTGGAAGTGAAAGTATCTGGGAAGTGGCAAAGCTACATGACAGAGAAGCTTCATTTCCAGAG GAGCTTTTGGACACAGAATTCTTGGGTTGTATGAGTATAGAAGAATGGTGCAAAAAGAACACAAAGAGAGCCGAATTTATAGAATGCATTCCAGAATCGCTGTTTGATCTGATAGACAAGTGTTTAACAGTGAATCCAAGATTGAGGTTAAGTGCTGAAGAAGCCCTCAGGCATCCTTTTTTCGACATGTGCCATCAGATGCTTAAAAAAAGACTGCTCAAGTataagcagcagcagcagcaacagaagcagcagcagcagcaacagcaGGGAAATACTTCTTCTTCTGCTTCCTGTGGAGATTCCAATATTTTAGACACTGTGTGTTAA
- the LOC124932628 gene encoding uncharacterized protein LOC124932628 — protein MKKLIDFGRKTLFYIRVLSGYEERQIRSHRLHLQKRLQEAEVRKQALRGIPEKIILTEVRHMVEEMQKFKKKFEEMEVAIEEHLKPLDMEAQMIMKEQLEGEERNMKEMVKVMQSQAIMRQAEEERFAVLQQKVEPKDDSSENETKSTNSSG, from the exons ATGAAGAAACTGATAGATTTCGGGAGGAAAACATTGTTCTACATTAGGGTTTTGTCAGGATACGAGGAGCGTCAAATTCGATCTCATAGATTGCACCTGCAGAAGCGACTTCAAGAG GCAGAAGTTAGGAAGCAAGCTCTGAGAGGGATCCCGGAAAAGATAATCTTGACAGAAGTTCGTCATATGGTAGAAGAGATgcaaaaatttaagaaaaagtttGAAGAAATG gagGTGGCTATTGAAGAACACTTAAAACCACTTGATATGGAAGCTCAAATGATAATGAAAGAGCAACTAGAAGGGGAAGAAAGGAACATGAAAGAGATGGTGAAAGTTATGCAATCCCAAGCTATAATGCGACAAGCTGAAGAAGAAAGATTTGCGGTTTTGCAACAGAAAGTAGAACCAAAGGATGATTCGTcggaaaatgaaacaaaatcgaCGAACTCCTCAGGCTGA
- the LOC124931356 gene encoding uncharacterized protein LOC124931356 has product MKKLVDFGRKALFYIRVLSGYEERQIRSHRLQLQKRLQEAEARKQALRGIPEKIILTEVRHMVEEMQKFKKKFEEMEVAIEEHLKPLDIEAQMIMKEQLEGEERNMKEMVKVMQSQAIMRQAEEERFAALKQKAEPNDASTENESVEVKK; this is encoded by the exons ATGAAGAAACTGGTAGATTTCGGGAGGAAAGCTTTGTTCTATATTAGGGTTTTGTCAGGATACGAGGAGCGTCAAATCCGTTCTCATAGATTGCAGTTGCAGAAGCGTCTCCAAGAG GCAGAAGCTAGGAAGCAAGCTCTGAGAGGGATCCCGGAAAAGATAATTTTGACAGAAGTTCGTCATATGGTAGAGGAGATGCAAAAATTTAAGAAGAAGTTTGAAGAAATG GAGGTGGCTATTGAAGAACACTTAAAACCGCTTGATATAGAAGCTCAAATGATAATGAAAGAACAACTAGAAGGGGAAGAAAGGAACATGAAAGAGATGGTGAAAGTTATGCAATCCCAAGCTATAATGCGTCAAGCTGAAGAAGAAAGATTTGCGGCTTTGAAGCAGAAAGCTGAACCAAACGATGCTTCCACTGAAAATGAATCAGTAGAGGTAAAGAAATAA
- the LOC124931355 gene encoding ATP-dependent Clp protease proteolytic subunit-related protein 4, chloroplastic codes for MEVTTVASHFFPVARVSSPMNSSRNSFQARSLSSSSPKASLSTNFISHYSGGSVTADFSGQRIRPASLNPNFSSGSSGKRPVVTMVIPFSRGSAWEQPPPDLASYLYKNRIVYLGMSLVPSVTELIMAEFLYLQYEDEEKPIYLYINSTGTTKGGEKLGYETEAFAVYDVMSYVKPPIFTLCVGNAWGEAALLLAAGAKGNRSALPSSTIMMKQPIARFQGQATDVELARKEIKKVKEELVKLYAKHMGKTVEQIVEDIKRPKYFSPSEAVEYGIIDKVVYNEKGTEDRGVVSDLKKAQLI; via the exons ATGGAAGTGACGACCGTAGCTTCACATTTTTTCCCAGTTGCGCGCGTTTCTTCGCCAATGAATAGCTCCCGAAATTCGTTTCAAGCCCGAAGTTTGAGTTCATCCTCTCCTAAAGCTTCACTTTCAACTAATTTCATTTCTCATTACTCCGGCGGCAGTGTCACTGCCGACTTCTCCGGTCAAAGGATCCGTCCTGCTTCTCTCAACCCCAATTTCTCTTCAGGATCTAGCGGAAAGCGGCCGGTCGTCACCATG GTAATTCCATTTTCACGAGGAAGTGCATGGGAGCAGCCTCCTCCAGATCTAGCATCTTACTTGTATAAAAATCGCATTGTCTATTTAGGCATGTCTCTTGTTCCATCTGTTACTGAGTTAATAATGGCAGAATTTCTTTACCTCCaatatgaagatgaagagaagcCAATTTATCTTTACATCAACTCAACTGGCACAACAAAG GGTGGAGAGAAGTTGGGTTATGAGACAGAAGCTTTTGCTGTTTATGATGTCATGAG CTATGTTAAACCACCTATTTTCACACTATGTGTGGGTAATGCTTGGGGAGAAGCAGCTTTGCTTTTAGCTGCTGGTGCAAAAGGCAATAGATCTGCGTTGCCATCATCAACCATTATGATGAAACAG CCAATTGCAAGGTTCCAAGGGCAGGCGACAGATGTGGAGCTTGCaagaaaagaaattaagaaagtGAAGGAAGAATTG GTAAAATTGTATGCTAAGCACATGGGAAAGACTGTTGAACAAATTGTAGAAGATATAAAGCGGCCAAAATACTTCAGTCCAAGTGAGGCTGTTGAGTATGGCATCATTGATAAG GTTGTTTACAATGAGAAGGGCACGGAAGATCGAGGAGTGGTTTCTGACCTGAAAAAAGCACAGCTCATATAG